The window TACTTGTAATAATGAGGGGAATTTATGGATATCTTGTCAGATGAGATTCGTCAATTTATTTAGGTGGAGAGGAAGGAGAGTTGAGTTGAAAGGTAAATGCGGTTTTGTTCATAAAATAGTAAAGGCCGTGCATTTATTTAAATTTTACAAGTAGATATTGGTCGAGAACGTGCATATAAATTTTATTTTGGTGCAGAAATGCCCGAGAGTCGTACATAATAGTTCATACATGAACAACGGGAGAGGTTTTAAGGCATAATAGCACTAAAACAAAAAAATAGTGCGCTTCAAAGCCGCACTATCCCCTTTATTTCATTGTAGCTAACCATGCAGCTACTGCTTCAGCATCAGACCCTTGTAAGACACCCTTTGGCATACTACCTTGACCATTCACAATGATACTTAGAATTTCTTCCTCTGAATACTTACTTCCAACCTTTTGAAGATTTGGTCCCATACTACCTTCTAAATTGCCACCATGACAATTTGCACAGCTTTGTCGATACAGTTTTTCACCATCAGATACTTCCGCAGTTCCACCAGTTGCTGTGTCATTATCAGCTGGCTCCTCCTGAGCTGTATCTCCGCCACCACCACAAGCAGATAATGTAAGTAACGCTCCAAACAGAACAACCATGATTTTACTTTTCATCTAAAATCCTCCTAGAATCATCATAAGATTATTTTAGCCTATAATATCCCAATTATGTACGTTTAAAGCCTTCACCTAAAACTTCTGACGCATTCATAACTACAACGAATGCAGAAGGGTCAATGCCTTTAACTAATTGTTTCAATTTCGTGAACTCCGTCTGATTAACTACACACATAAGCACAGGACGTTCTTGATCCGTATAACCACCAAAGGCTGATAAGCGAGTCACACCGCGATCAATCTTCGTTAAAATTCCCTGTCTCACATCAGCTTCTTTACTCGTGATAATAATGGCCATTTTCGAATAACC of the Bacillus mesophilus genome contains:
- the cccB gene encoding cytochrome c551; its protein translation is MKSKIMVVLFGALLTLSACGGGGDTAQEEPADNDTATGGTAEVSDGEKLYRQSCANCHGGNLEGSMGPNLQKVGSKYSEEEILSIIVNGQGSMPKGVLQGSDAEAVAAWLATMK